One region of Pseudomonadota bacterium genomic DNA includes:
- the mutM gene encoding bifunctional DNA-formamidopyrimidine glycosylase/DNA-(apurinic or apyrimidinic site) lyase — protein MSKAHQAGYGQAMPELPEVEITRRRIAPLLVGRALRRVYTSPDSYVFLTKPDRLRRLLRSRRFEALERRGKYLLGNLDDGSRLLLHLGMTGQLFARGVASVRLLRRSARAALGPEQTTAPFEPDAHTHLRLCFDDRGADVLFRDVRKFGKIQLLAPGSSCARLERLGVDALQATGGALFRATRTRRASIKAVLLDQSVLAGAGNIYADEALFLAGIHPERAASRLRREECADLVRQLRRVMRRSLETGGSSINDFIAPDGRDGGYQDERRVYGRSGRPCGRCGQRIRSTRVGQRTTHYCPRCQGAA, from the coding sequence TTGTCCAAGGCCCACCAAGCAGGCTATGGCCAAGCCATGCCCGAGCTGCCCGAGGTGGAGATCACCCGTCGCCGTATTGCCCCACTGCTGGTCGGAAGGGCACTGCGCCGGGTCTACACGAGCCCCGACAGCTACGTATTCCTGACGAAACCCGATCGCCTGCGCCGGTTGCTTCGCAGCAGGCGTTTCGAGGCTCTTGAGCGCCGCGGCAAGTACTTGCTTGGCAACTTGGATGACGGGTCGAGGCTGCTGCTTCATCTCGGGATGACCGGCCAGCTGTTTGCTCGAGGGGTCGCGAGCGTAAGGCTGCTGCGCCGGTCGGCGCGCGCTGCGCTGGGGCCCGAGCAGACCACGGCACCTTTCGAGCCTGACGCGCATACGCACCTGCGGCTTTGCTTCGACGACCGCGGCGCCGACGTGCTGTTTCGCGATGTGCGCAAGTTCGGCAAGATACAGCTGCTGGCACCGGGCAGCAGCTGTGCCCGGCTCGAACGACTGGGCGTCGATGCGCTCCAGGCTACCGGCGGCGCGCTGTTCAGGGCCACGCGGACCCGCCGGGCCAGCATCAAGGCCGTGTTGCTCGATCAGTCGGTCCTTGCGGGCGCAGGAAACATCTACGCCGACGAGGCCCTGTTTCTCGCTGGTATTCATCCCGAGCGCGCTGCGAGTCGCCTCCGCCGCGAAGAATGTGCCGACCTGGTTAGGCAGCTCAGGCGGGTCATGCGACGATCCCTCGAAACCGGTGGATCGAGCATCAACGACTTCATCGCGCCCGATGGACGCGACGGAGGCTACCAGGATGAGCGCCGCGTATATGGCCGCAGCGGACGGCCCTGCGGCCGCTGCGGGCAGCGCATTCGCAGCACACGCGTCGGTCAGCGCACGACGCACTACTGCCCGAGATGTCAGGGCGCAGCGTGA
- a CDS encoding prenyltransferase — MSGRSVSSGFRAWLQAARPLAQFNIAPPMLFGQALALATTGRFELGLLLWIQLYGLLDQLLIVFTNDWADHATDRTNTTFNRFSGGSRVLVENKLGRHQLAFAARLVLAFVILLALYLAFARQRPLTLWLTLAGVSLIWAYDLRPLRLSYRGGGEVLQALGVGVLLPVLGYYLQSATLAGLPWWVLGSTFLLGYAGNITTALPDFPSDRNSGKRTYPVRNGQRAGRVVSLVLLALAALVPGLGLAGEHPRLRYLACAAPLACVALNLSAVSSADARDRARCTRFVTLNSAAAVLQWLLWSLALGMGSDWN; from the coding sequence ATGTCAGGGCGCAGCGTGAGCTCGGGCTTTCGCGCCTGGCTGCAGGCAGCGCGTCCGCTGGCACAATTCAACATCGCACCGCCCATGCTTTTTGGGCAGGCGCTTGCTCTTGCCACGACGGGGCGTTTCGAGCTTGGCTTGTTGCTGTGGATCCAACTGTACGGGCTACTCGATCAGCTCCTGATCGTCTTTACCAACGATTGGGCCGATCATGCGACCGACCGCACCAACACCACGTTCAATCGCTTTTCCGGTGGCTCGCGTGTCCTCGTGGAAAACAAGCTCGGGCGTCACCAGCTCGCGTTCGCCGCCCGGCTCGTGCTCGCGTTTGTGATCTTGCTGGCACTGTATCTGGCGTTTGCGCGCCAGCGCCCTTTGACACTGTGGTTGACGCTCGCCGGAGTGAGCCTGATCTGGGCCTACGACCTGCGGCCGCTGCGGCTGTCGTATCGGGGAGGAGGGGAGGTGCTGCAAGCCCTTGGCGTTGGGGTGCTGCTGCCGGTGCTCGGCTACTACCTGCAGTCCGCTACCCTGGCCGGGCTACCTTGGTGGGTGCTGGGATCGACGTTCTTGTTAGGGTACGCCGGCAACATCACGACCGCGCTGCCGGATTTCCCCTCGGATCGCAACAGTGGCAAGCGCACCTATCCTGTCCGTAACGGGCAGCGCGCCGGCCGGGTCGTGAGCCTCGTGCTGCTCGCGCTCGCGGCGCTGGTACCTGGTCTCGGGCTTGCGGGCGAGCATCCCAGGCTGCGCTACCTGGCGTGCGCTGCGCCGCTTGCCTGTGTGGCTCTGAACCTGAGCGCGGTGAGCTCGGCTGACGCGCGTGACCGTGCTCGTTGCACCCGCTTCGTCACGCTCAACTCCGCGGCCGCTGTCCTGCAATGGTTGCTGTGGTCGCTGGCGCTCGGCATGGGCAGCGACTGGAACTAG
- a CDS encoding ferrochelatase, translating to MVWNLDDTLQVLAHADAKLEAAVGEPGSLAPDRRRASLLSELSDALLRDQPAPILEAFGTGLASIARAQLCSFPGNLFWDFDFLAASLLFEAQRSPRPALQLRELCSMIVSLQDLFGQGTSVRFQYAHDFLYGFDWARWVRTEPRARAGCGPLSRPFLAALLQRGEQLLELIAKNDPKYPRLAGDVPRNPFAFSRTPHDEERLMRHLAKHALIPVQAWNPRARPIWNLPFSQLRERQAQALGLVR from the coding sequence ATGGTGTGGAACCTCGACGACACGCTGCAGGTGCTGGCACACGCCGATGCGAAGCTGGAAGCTGCGGTGGGCGAGCCCGGTTCGCTGGCTCCCGATCGACGTCGAGCCTCCTTGCTGAGTGAGCTTTCGGACGCGCTGCTCAGGGATCAGCCGGCGCCGATCCTGGAGGCTTTCGGCACGGGCCTGGCCTCCATAGCCCGCGCCCAGCTGTGCAGCTTCCCGGGCAATCTGTTCTGGGATTTCGATTTCCTGGCCGCCAGCCTGCTCTTCGAAGCGCAGCGCAGCCCGCGACCCGCGCTGCAGCTGCGGGAGCTTTGTTCGATGATCGTGTCGCTTCAGGACCTCTTTGGCCAAGGCACGAGCGTGCGCTTTCAGTATGCGCACGATTTCCTCTACGGCTTTGATTGGGCTCGCTGGGTGCGAACCGAACCGCGAGCTCGGGCCGGCTGCGGACCCTTGAGCCGGCCGTTCCTCGCAGCACTGCTGCAGCGCGGCGAACAACTGCTGGAGCTGATCGCCAAAAACGACCCCAAGTATCCGCGCCTGGCCGGCGATGTGCCCCGCAATCCGTTTGCATTCTCTCGCACACCACATGACGAGGAGCGTCTCATGAGGCACCTGGCAAAGCACGCTCTGATCCCTGTTCAAGCCTGGAACCCGAGGGCACGCCCAATCTGGAACCTGCCCTTCAGCCAGCTGCGCGAGCGGCAGGCACAAGCCCTCGGCCTGGTTCGCTAG
- a CDS encoding type II toxin-antitoxin system PemK/MazF family toxin, producing MNLDRGTVVLVGLDPTVGREQRGLRPCIAVSDPAVNADQRFPLIAIVPVTGTAGEGALYPELSPGKSGLAKTSYALIDHIRSVDKRRIRRVFGRVADNELSQIDQGLELFLGLG from the coding sequence ATGAACCTCGACCGCGGCACTGTCGTCCTCGTTGGCCTCGATCCCACGGTTGGCCGCGAGCAACGCGGCCTGCGACCGTGCATCGCCGTCAGCGATCCCGCGGTGAACGCCGACCAGCGCTTCCCGCTGATTGCCATCGTGCCCGTGACGGGCACCGCGGGCGAGGGAGCGCTCTATCCGGAGCTGTCACCCGGCAAGAGCGGCCTCGCGAAGACGTCGTACGCCCTTATCGACCACATCCGTTCGGTGGACAAGCGACGCATCCGGCGCGTGTTCGGTCGGGTGGCGGACAACGAGCTCAGCCAGATCGATCAGGGGCTCGAGCTGTTCCTCGGGCTCGGCTGA
- a CDS encoding ribbon-helix-helix protein, CopG family — MATTERVTVTLPAELVESIDRLERNRSRFIKDAVEHELARRRHEELRRSLEHPHPEAAELADAGLGEWAASLPEGDEGLVDMSAGTPVRWVESKGWVEEQ; from the coding sequence ATGGCGACGACCGAACGCGTGACCGTGACCTTGCCCGCCGAGCTGGTTGAGAGCATCGATCGGCTCGAGCGCAACCGGAGTCGCTTCATCAAAGACGCGGTGGAGCATGAGCTGGCCCGCCGGCGCCACGAGGAGCTCCGCCGTTCGCTTGAGCACCCACACCCCGAGGCGGCAGAGCTGGCCGACGCCGGCTTGGGCGAATGGGCTGCATCGCTGCCCGAGGGCGATGAGGGGCTGGTCGACATGTCCGCGGGCACTCCGGTGCGATGGGTCGAGAGTAAGGGCTGGGTCGAGGAGCAATGA